The Streptococcus oralis Uo5 genome includes a window with the following:
- the strH gene encoding LPXTG-anchored beta-N-acetylhexosaminidase StrH, which translates to MKLEKKQRFSIRKYAVGAASVLIGFAFSAQVVSADGITPAPTAEETVQTIQESPQAVKETVDSKVPEKLEEKADEPVKEEVKEDQEAPRTVAPKTEESSAPVVTENAAPTPTAEKESPAPAKTPAESTSSEKKNEAVTPAVATPSTERAAQVNEKLAKRKMISIDAGRKYFSPEQLKEIIDKAKHYGYTDLHLLVGNDGMRFMLDDMTIKANGKTYASDDVKRALENGTDAYYKDPNGNHLTESQMTDLINYAKNKGIGLIPTVNSPGHMDAILHAMKELGIQKPNFNYFGKESARTVDLDNKEAVAFTKALIDKYAAYFAGKTDIFNIGLDEYANDATDAKGWSVLQAYKWYPEDGFPDKGYDKFIAYANDLARIVKSHGLKPMAFNDGIYYNSDTSFGTFDKDIIVSMWTGGWGGYDVASSKLLVEKGHQILNTNDAWYYVLGRNADGQGWYNLDQGLNGIKNTPITSVPKSDGATIPFIGGMVAAWADTPSARYSPSRLFKLMRSFANANAEYFAADYESAEQALKEVPTDLNRYTAESVAAVKEAEKAIRSLDSNLSRAQQNTIDQAIAKLQEAVSNLTFTPEAQKEEDEKREVEKLAKNKVISIDAGRKYFSAEQLKRIIDKASELGYSDVHLLLGNDGLRFLLDDMTITANGKTYASDDVKNAIIEGTKAYYDDPNGTTLSQTEITELIEYAKSKGIGLIPAINSPGHMDAMLVAMEKLGIQNPQANFDKVSKTTMDLENEEAMNFVKALIGKYMDFFAGKTKIFNYGTDEYANDATNAQGWYYLKWYGLYGKFAEYSNTLAAMAKERGLQPMAFNDGFYYEDKDDVEFDKDVIISYWSKGWWGYNLASPQYLASKGYKFLNTNGDWYYILGQKPEDGGGFLKKALENTEKTPFNQLASTKYPEVDLPTIGSMLAIWADRPSAEYKEEEIFELMTAFADHNKDYFRANYNALREELAQIPANLDGYSKESLDALNAAKEALNYNLNRNKQAELDALVAKLKAARLGLKPAATHSGSHDENELAANVETKPELITRSEKIPFEVIKKENPNLPAGQEKIITPGVEGERTHYISVLTENGKQTETVLDSQVTKEPVTQVVEIGAPITHKGDESGLAPAAEAKPRLDIQEEDIPFTTVTRENPLLLKGKTQVVTKGANGRRSHYYSVSTSADGKEVKTLVDSLMTQEVVTQVIEVGTLVTHVGDEHRLAPAAETKPRLDIQEEEIPFTTVTRENPQLPKGQTQVVTKGANGHRTAFYSVSTTADGKEERTLVNSVVTQETVTQVVEVGTAVEKAEQTAPTTAKADEKQLPATGSQDSAGLVAAGLMATLAAYGLTKRKED; encoded by the coding sequence ATGAAACTAGAAAAGAAACAGCGCTTCTCCATCCGAAAATACGCGGTTGGGGCAGCTTCTGTACTTATAGGATTTGCTTTTAGCGCACAAGTCGTATCTGCCGACGGGATTACTCCAGCTCCAACAGCTGAAGAAACTGTTCAAACGATTCAGGAGAGTCCACAAGCAGTCAAAGAAACTGTAGACTCCAAGGTTCCAGAAAAACTGGAAGAAAAGGCTGACGAGCCTGTGAAAGAGGAGGTCAAAGAAGACCAGGAGGCTCCTCGAACAGTTGCTCCAAAAACAGAAGAGTCAAGCGCACCAGTTGTGACAGAAAATGCTGCTCCAACTCCTACTGCCGAGAAAGAAAGCCCTGCTCCAGCTAAAACTCCTGCCGAAAGTACTTCTTCAGAAAAGAAAAATGAAGCCGTCACACCTGCAGTAGCCACTCCTAGCACGGAACGAGCAGCTCAGGTAAATGAAAAACTAGCGAAACGAAAAATGATCTCAATCGACGCTGGACGCAAATACTTCTCTCCAGAGCAACTCAAAGAAATCATCGACAAAGCCAAACACTACGGTTATACTGATCTTCATTTACTAGTTGGAAATGATGGCATGCGTTTTATGTTGGACGACATGACGATCAAAGCCAATGGCAAAACCTATGCAAGCGACGATGTCAAACGTGCACTCGAAAACGGAACCGATGCCTACTACAAGGATCCAAACGGCAACCATTTGACAGAAAGTCAGATGACGGACTTGATCAACTATGCTAAAAACAAAGGCATTGGCCTCATCCCAACTGTAAATAGCCCTGGTCACATGGATGCGATTTTGCATGCCATGAAAGAACTAGGCATCCAAAAACCGAACTTCAACTACTTTGGTAAGGAATCTGCTCGTACCGTTGACCTTGATAACAAAGAAGCGGTTGCATTTACCAAAGCTCTGATCGACAAGTATGCTGCTTACTTCGCTGGCAAAACTGACATCTTCAACATCGGGCTAGACGAGTACGCCAATGATGCTACAGACGCTAAAGGCTGGAGCGTTCTTCAAGCCTATAAATGGTATCCAGAAGATGGATTCCCAGACAAGGGTTATGATAAATTTATCGCCTACGCCAACGACCTTGCTCGCATCGTCAAATCTCACGGCCTCAAACCAATGGCCTTTAACGATGGTATCTACTATAATAGCGACACTAGCTTTGGAACCTTTGACAAAGACATCATCGTTTCTATGTGGACTGGTGGATGGGGCGGATACGACGTCGCTTCTTCTAAACTTCTAGTTGAAAAAGGCCACCAAATCCTTAATACCAACGATGCTTGGTACTACGTCCTCGGACGAAATGCCGATGGCCAAGGATGGTATAACCTCGACCAAGGACTCAATGGTATCAAGAACACTCCAATCACTTCTGTACCAAAATCTGATGGGGCTACTATCCCGTTCATCGGGGGTATGGTAGCTGCTTGGGCGGACACCCCATCTGCACGCTATTCACCATCACGCCTCTTCAAACTCATGCGTAGCTTCGCAAATGCCAATGCTGAATACTTCGCAGCTGACTATGAGTCTGCTGAGCAAGCTCTGAAAGAAGTACCAACAGACCTTAACCGCTATACTGCAGAAAGTGTCGCAGCTGTAAAAGAAGCTGAAAAAGCTATTCGCTCACTTGATAGCAACCTCAGCCGTGCCCAACAAAACACCATTGACCAAGCAATCGCGAAACTCCAAGAAGCTGTTAGCAACCTAACCTTCACACCAGAAGCTCAAAAAGAAGAAGACGAGAAACGCGAAGTTGAAAAACTTGCCAAGAACAAGGTGATCTCAATTGACGCTGGACGTAAGTACTTCTCAGCTGAACAACTCAAACGTATCATTGATAAAGCTAGTGAACTTGGATATTCTGACGTGCATCTCCTCCTAGGAAATGATGGACTTCGCTTCCTACTTGATGACATGACTATCACTGCTAACGGAAAAACTTATGCAAGTGACGATGTCAAAAATGCCATCATTGAAGGAACAAAAGCTTACTACGATGATCCAAACGGAACCACTCTTAGTCAGACTGAAATCACTGAATTGATCGAGTACGCAAAATCAAAAGGGATTGGACTCATCCCAGCGATCAACAGCCCAGGTCACATGGATGCCATGCTTGTCGCTATGGAAAAATTAGGTATCCAAAATCCTCAAGCCAACTTCGACAAGGTCTCTAAAACAACCATGGACCTTGAAAACGAAGAAGCGATGAACTTTGTCAAAGCCCTCATCGGCAAGTACATGGACTTCTTTGCAGGCAAGACTAAGATCTTCAACTACGGTACAGACGAATATGCCAATGATGCTACCAACGCACAAGGCTGGTACTACCTCAAATGGTATGGACTCTATGGCAAGTTTGCTGAGTACTCTAACACCCTTGCTGCCATGGCCAAAGAAAGAGGCCTTCAACCAATGGCCTTCAACGATGGTTTCTACTACGAGGACAAGGATGATGTTGAGTTTGACAAGGATGTCATCATCTCTTACTGGTCTAAGGGATGGTGGGGCTACAACCTTGCATCTCCACAGTACCTTGCAAGTAAAGGCTATAAATTCCTTAATACCAACGGAGACTGGTACTACATTCTCGGTCAAAAACCAGAAGATGGCGGTGGCTTCCTCAAAAAAGCTCTCGAAAATACCGAGAAAACTCCATTTAATCAACTAGCATCAACTAAATACCCTGAAGTTGACCTTCCTACTATTGGTAGTATGCTTGCTATCTGGGCAGATAGACCAAGTGCTGAGTACAAGGAAGAAGAAATCTTTGAACTCATGACTGCCTTCGCAGATCACAACAAAGACTACTTCCGCGCTAACTACAATGCACTCCGTGAGGAACTTGCTCAAATCCCTGCAAACTTGGATGGATACAGCAAGGAAAGCTTGGATGCCCTAAATGCAGCGAAAGAAGCTCTCAACTACAACCTCAACCGTAACAAACAAGCCGAGTTAGACGCTCTCGTAGCCAAGCTCAAAGCAGCCCGCCTAGGCCTTAAACCAGCGGCAACTCACTCAGGAAGCCACGATGAAAATGAACTAGCTGCCAACGTTGAAACCAAACCGGAACTCATCACAAGATCAGAAAAGATTCCATTTGAAGTTATCAAGAAGGAAAATCCGAACCTCCCAGCCGGTCAGGAAAAAATCATCACACCAGGTGTAGAGGGCGAACGCACTCATTACATCTCTGTTCTTACTGAAAATGGAAAACAAACAGAAACCGTTCTAGATAGCCAAGTGACCAAAGAACCTGTGACCCAAGTGGTTGAAATCGGTGCCCCTATTACCCACAAAGGGGATGAAAGTGGTCTTGCTCCAGCCGCAGAGGCAAAACCAAGACTGGATATCCAAGAAGAAGATATTCCGTTCACTACTGTGACACGTGAAAATCCACTCTTGCTCAAAGGGAAGACTCAAGTCGTTACTAAAGGCGCTAACGGTCGTCGCAGTCATTACTACTCTGTGAGCACTAGTGCTGACGGTAAGGAAGTGAAAACTCTTGTAGATAGCCTTATGACTCAAGAAGTAGTGACCCAAGTTATTGAAGTCGGAACCCTTGTAACCCATGTAGGAGACGAACACCGTCTTGCTCCAGCCGCAGAAACAAAACCAAGACTGGATATCCAAGAGGAAGAAATTCCATTCACTACTGTGACACGTGAAAATCCTCAATTACCAAAAGGACAAACGCAAGTTGTTACTAAAGGGGCTAACGGCCACCGTACTGCCTTCTACTCTGTAAGCACTACTGCTGATGGAAAAGAAGAAAGAACGCTTGTCAATAGCGTGGTAACACAGGAAACGGTCACTCAAGTTGTTGAAGTCGGCACTGCCGTTGAGAAAGCTGAGCAAACTGCACCAACTACTGCCAAAGCAGATGAAAAACAACTCCCTGCAACAGGAAGTCAAGACTCTGCAGGCTTGGTCGCAGCAGGCCTCATGGCGACTCTAGCAGCCTACGGACTGACTAAGAGAAAAGAAGACTAA
- a CDS encoding PTS sugar transporter subunit IIB, translated as MTIVGCRIDGRLIHGQVANLWAGKLNVSRIMVVDDEVVNNDIEKSGLKLATPPGVKLSILPVEKAAANILAGKYDSQRLFIVARKPDRFLGLVEAGVPLETLNVGNMSQTPETRSITRSINVVDKDVEDFHKLAEKGVKLTAQMVPNDPVSDFLSLLK; from the coding sequence ATGACAATTGTAGGATGCCGTATCGATGGACGTTTGATCCACGGTCAAGTAGCCAATCTTTGGGCTGGAAAACTAAATGTTTCACGCATTATGGTTGTAGACGACGAAGTTGTTAACAACGATATTGAAAAGAGTGGTTTGAAACTTGCGACACCACCAGGTGTGAAACTCAGTATCTTGCCAGTTGAGAAAGCAGCAGCAAATATCCTTGCTGGTAAATACGATAGCCAACGTCTCTTTATCGTTGCACGTAAACCAGACCGTTTCCTTGGTTTGGTTGAAGCAGGTGTTCCGCTTGAAACACTCAACGTTGGTAATATGTCTCAAACACCAGAAACTCGCTCTATCACACGTTCTATCAACGTGGTAGACAAGGATGTGGAAGATTTCCACAAACTAGCAGAAAAAGGTGTGAAACTCACTGCTCAAATGGTTCCAAATGATCCAGTTTCAGACTTTTTGAGCTTATTAAAATAG
- a CDS encoding GntR family transcriptional regulator translates to MAIPKYQYIKDELKNKIISGQFASGDKFYTEAELIAMYDVSSITVVRALNDLAKDGYIVRQQGKGTFVSRARKHKLVEFSDVEIFETKDDKVTVLSIERGNKLEYLDKLGLRGDQFYYKIERIRQTNDVTYIYHTSYIPEQYINANYPNLDYYSSIYTRFKLDYRIHMSDEHFEEINEIAFPTPEHAASVLGIDTQFPTVFQTKTTKLEATGQVLAYSETYKRADYYKIKFISCNRDH, encoded by the coding sequence ATGGCTATTCCTAAATACCAATATATTAAAGATGAATTAAAAAACAAAATCATCTCTGGTCAATTTGCAAGTGGAGATAAATTTTATACAGAAGCCGAATTGATCGCGATGTACGATGTGAGTTCAATCACAGTTGTTCGTGCCTTGAACGACCTTGCTAAAGACGGCTACATTGTCCGCCAACAAGGTAAAGGTACTTTCGTTTCACGTGCCCGCAAGCACAAACTCGTTGAGTTTTCAGATGTCGAAATCTTTGAAACAAAAGACGATAAAGTTACTGTCCTTTCTATCGAGCGCGGAAACAAACTTGAATATTTAGATAAACTTGGACTACGTGGAGATCAATTCTACTATAAGATTGAACGTATTCGTCAGACAAACGACGTAACATACATCTACCACACATCTTATATTCCTGAGCAATACATCAATGCCAACTATCCAAATCTTGACTATTATAGCTCTATCTATACACGTTTCAAATTGGATTACCGCATTCACATGAGTGATGAACATTTTGAGGAAATCAACGAAATCGCATTCCCAACACCAGAGCATGCTGCTTCTGTACTCGGAATCGATACACAATTCCCAACTGTCTTCCAAACGAAGACTACAAAACTTGAGGCCACTGGCCAAGTCCTTGCCTATAGTGAAACTTATAAGCGAGCAGACTACTACAAAATCAAATTCATCTCATGTAACCGAGATCATTAA
- a CDS encoding PTS system mannose/fructose/sorbose family transporter subunit IID — MTNSNYKLTKEDFNQINKRSLFTFQLGWNYERMQASGYLYMILPQLRKMYGDGTPELKEMMKVHTQFFNTSPFFHTIIAGFDLAMEEKDGVGSKDAVNGIKTGLMGPFAPLGDTIFGSLVPAIMGSIAATMAIAGQPWGIFLWIAVAVAYDIFRWKQLEFAYKEGVNLINNMQSTLTALIDAASVLGVFMMGALVATMINFDISYKLPIGEKMIDFQDILNSIFPRLLPAIFTAFIFWLLGKKGMNSTKAIGIIIVLAVGLSFIGKFLLGMGA, encoded by the coding sequence ATGACGAATTCTAATTACAAACTTACAAAAGAAGATTTTAATCAAATCAACAAACGTAGCTTGTTTACTTTCCAATTAGGTTGGAACTATGAACGTATGCAAGCTTCTGGTTACCTTTACATGATCTTGCCTCAATTGCGTAAAATGTATGGGGATGGAACTCCTGAATTGAAAGAAATGATGAAAGTTCATACTCAATTCTTTAATACTTCACCATTCTTCCACACAATTATCGCTGGTTTTGACCTTGCCATGGAAGAAAAAGATGGTGTAGGTTCAAAAGATGCCGTTAACGGTATCAAGACAGGTTTGATGGGACCATTCGCTCCTCTTGGAGACACAATCTTTGGTTCACTTGTACCTGCTATCATGGGATCTATCGCAGCAACTATGGCTATCGCTGGCCAACCATGGGGTATCTTCCTTTGGATCGCAGTTGCAGTTGCATATGACATCTTCCGTTGGAAACAATTGGAATTTGCCTACAAAGAAGGGGTTAACCTTATCAACAACATGCAAAGTACCTTGACAGCTTTGATTGACGCTGCATCTGTACTTGGTGTCTTCATGATGGGTGCTCTTGTAGCAACAATGATCAACTTTGACATTTCTTACAAATTGCCAATCGGTGAAAAGATGATTGACTTCCAAGACATCTTGAACTCAATCTTCCCACGCTTGCTTCCAGCAATCTTTACTGCCTTTATCTTCTGGTTGCTTGGTAAGAAAGGTATGAACTC
- a CDS encoding PTS mannose/fructose/sorbose/N-acetylgalactosamine transporter subunit IIC, which produces MIQWWQILLLTLYSAYQICDELTIVSSAGSPVFAGFITGLIMGDVTTGLFIGGSLQLFVLGVGTFGGASRIDATSGAVLATAFSISQGIDTDLAITTIAVPVAALLTYFDVLGRMTTTFFAHRIDAAIERFDYNGIERNYLLGALPWALSRALPVFFALAFGGEFVQGVVNLVKEYQWVADGLTLAGRMLPGLGFAILLRYLPVKRNLHYLAMGFGLTAMLTVLYSYVTGLGGAVAGILGTLPADVAEKIGFANNFKGLSMIGISIVGIFLAVVHFKNSQKVAVAAPSTPSESGEIEDDEF; this is translated from the coding sequence ATGATACAATGGTGGCAAATTTTACTTCTCACTTTGTACTCAGCTTATCAAATCTGTGATGAGTTGACAATCGTTTCATCTGCAGGTTCCCCTGTATTCGCTGGTTTCATTACTGGTTTGATCATGGGAGATGTGACAACTGGTTTGTTTATCGGTGGTAGCTTGCAGTTGTTCGTTCTCGGGGTTGGTACCTTCGGTGGTGCTTCTCGTATCGACGCAACTTCTGGTGCGGTTCTTGCAACAGCATTCTCTATCTCTCAAGGTATTGATACAGACCTTGCGATTACAACAATCGCTGTACCAGTAGCAGCACTTTTGACATACTTCGACGTTCTTGGACGTATGACAACTACTTTCTTTGCACACCGTATTGATGCTGCGATCGAACGCTTTGACTACAATGGTATCGAACGCAACTACCTACTTGGTGCGCTTCCATGGGCTCTTTCTCGTGCCCTTCCAGTATTCTTCGCCCTTGCTTTTGGTGGAGAATTCGTACAAGGTGTTGTAAACCTTGTTAAAGAATACCAATGGGTTGCAGACGGTTTGACACTTGCAGGTCGTATGCTTCCAGGTCTTGGATTCGCTATCTTGCTTCGTTACCTTCCAGTTAAACGTAACCTTCACTACCTTGCAATGGGATTCGGTTTGACAGCTATGTTGACTGTTCTTTACTCATATGTAACAGGTCTTGGTGGAGCTGTTGCGGGTATCCTTGGTACTCTTCCTGCTGATGTTGCTGAAAAGATTGGCTTTGCTAACAACTTCAAAGGTTTGTCTATGATCGGTATCTCTATCGTAGGTATCTTCCTTGCAGTTGTTCACTTTAAGAACAGCCAAAAAGTAGCTGTAGCAGCACCTTCTACACCATCAGAAAGTGGGGAAATCGAAGATGACGAATTCTAA
- a CDS encoding glycoside hydrolase family 35 protein, which yields MTRFKIEDDFYLDGKPFKILSGAIHYFRIPAEDWYHSLYNLKALGFNTVETYVAWNLHEPVEGEFDFEGARNLERFLQIAQDLGLYAIVRPSPFICAEWEFGGLPAWLLTKDMRIRSSDPAYIEAVARYYDQLLPRLVPRLLDNGGNILMMQVENEYGSYGEDKSYLRAIRKLMEDRGIDCPLFTSDGPWRATLKAGTLIEDDLFVTGNFGSKAPYNFSQMQEFFDEHGKKWPLMCMEFWDGWFNRWKEPIITRDPKELAEAVREVLEQGSINLYMFHGGTNFGFMNGCSARGTLDLPQVTSYDYDALLDEEGNPTAKYLAVKKMMATHFPEYPQLEPLYKESMEIGSIPLVEKVSLFETLDSLSSPTESLYPKAMEELGQSYGYLLYRTEASWDAEEERLRIIDGRDRAQLFVDGQWIATQYQTEIGEDIYCQGNREGFSEIDILIENMGRVNYGHKFLADTQRKGIRTGVCKDLHFLLNWKQYPLPLDNPEKIDFSKGWTEGQPAFYAFDFTIEEPKDTYLDLSEFGKGVAFVNGRHLGRFWNVGPTLSLYIPHSYLKEGANRIIIFETEGEYKEEIHLTRKPTLKHIKGENL from the coding sequence ATGACAAGATTTAAAATTGAGGACGATTTCTATTTAGACGGAAAACCGTTCAAGATTTTGTCCGGCGCCATTCATTATTTTAGGATTCCAGCAGAGGATTGGTATCATTCTCTCTATAACTTAAAGGCGCTTGGCTTTAATACAGTCGAGACCTATGTGGCTTGGAATTTACACGAACCTGTTGAAGGGGAGTTTGATTTTGAAGGTGCCAGAAATTTGGAGAGATTTCTTCAAATTGCACAAGATCTGGGTCTCTATGCCATTGTACGCCCGTCTCCATTTATCTGTGCGGAATGGGAATTTGGTGGCTTGCCGGCTTGGCTCTTGACCAAGGACATGCGAATTCGCTCGTCCGACCCTGCATACATCGAGGCTGTTGCTCGCTATTATGACCAATTATTGCCAAGGCTTGTGCCTCGCTTGTTGGATAATGGTGGAAACATTCTTATGATGCAAGTCGAAAATGAATATGGCTCTTATGGAGAAGATAAGTCTTATCTACGAGCAATTCGGAAATTGATGGAAGACCGAGGGATTGATTGCCCACTCTTTACTTCAGATGGCCCATGGAGGGCTACTCTGAAAGCCGGAACCTTGATCGAAGACGATCTCTTTGTGACAGGAAACTTCGGTTCTAAAGCTCCGTACAACTTTTCACAGATGCAGGAATTCTTTGATGAGCATGGCAAGAAATGGCCCCTCATGTGTATGGAATTCTGGGATGGTTGGTTCAACCGTTGGAAAGAACCCATCATCACACGGGATCCTAAAGAATTGGCAGAAGCTGTTCGAGAGGTATTGGAGCAAGGCTCTATCAACCTTTACATGTTCCATGGGGGGACAAACTTTGGTTTCATGAATGGTTGCTCGGCTCGAGGGACTCTGGATTTGCCACAAGTCACATCTTACGACTATGATGCCCTTCTCGATGAAGAAGGAAATCCAACTGCTAAATACTTAGCAGTCAAGAAGATGATGGCAACCCACTTCCCAGAGTATCCACAGTTGGAACCACTCTATAAGGAAAGCATGGAGATAGGGTCCATTCCATTGGTCGAAAAAGTTTCCTTGTTTGAAACTCTGGATAGTCTCTCTAGTCCTACTGAAAGCCTCTATCCAAAAGCGATGGAAGAACTTGGTCAAAGTTATGGCTACCTTCTCTACCGCACGGAGGCAAGTTGGGATGCAGAAGAGGAACGTCTCCGTATCATCGATGGACGTGACCGAGCTCAACTCTTTGTAGATGGTCAATGGATTGCTACTCAATACCAGACAGAGATTGGTGAAGACATCTACTGTCAGGGCAACCGAGAAGGCTTTTCAGAAATTGACATCTTGATTGAAAATATGGGGCGTGTCAACTACGGTCATAAGTTCTTGGCAGATACGCAGCGTAAAGGAATTCGAACAGGTGTCTGCAAGGATCTACATTTCTTACTGAATTGGAAACAATATCCACTACCACTGGATAATCCTGAGAAGATTGATTTTTCAAAAGGATGGACAGAAGGACAACCAGCCTTTTACGCTTTCGACTTTACGATCGAAGAGCCGAAGGATACCTACTTAGACTTGTCTGAGTTTGGTAAGGGAGTTGCCTTTGTCAACGGGCGTCATCTAGGGCGTTTCTGGAATGTCGGCCCGACCCTCTCACTTTATATCCCTCATAGTTATCTCAAGGAAGGTGCTAACCGCATCATTATCTTTGAAACTGAGGGCGAATATAAAGAAGAGATTCACCTAACTCGTAAACCTACACTAAAACACATAAAGGGGGAAAACTTATGA
- the purB gene encoding adenylosuccinate lyase — MIERYSRPEMANIWSEENKYRAWLEVEILADEAWAELGEIPKEDVALIREKADFDIDRILEIEQETRHDVVAFTRAVSETLGEERKWVHYGLTSTDVVDTAYGYLYKQANDIIRRDLENFTNIIADKAKEHKFTIMMGRTHGVHAEPTTFGLKLATWYSEMKRNIERFEHAAAGVEAGKISGAVGNFANIPPFVEQYVCDKLGIRAQEISTQVLPRDLHAEYFAVLASIATSIERMATEIRGLQKSEQREVEEFFAKGQKGSSAMPHKRNPIGSENMTGLARVIRGHMVTAYENVALWHERDISHSSAERIITPDTTILIDYMLNRFGNIVKNLTVFPENMIRNMNSTFGLIFSQRAMLTLIEKGMTREQAYDLVQPKTAHSWDNQVDFKPLLEADPEVTSRLTQDEIDEIFNPAYYTKRVDDIFERIGLGD, encoded by the coding sequence ATGATCGAACGTTACTCTCGCCCTGAGATGGCGAACATTTGGAGTGAAGAAAATAAATACCGTGCTTGGCTTGAGGTGGAAATCTTGGCTGACGAGGCATGGGCTGAGTTGGGGGAAATCCCTAAGGAAGATGTGGCTTTGATTCGCGAGAAAGCGGACTTTGACATCGACCGTATTTTAGAGATTGAGCAAGAGACGCGTCACGATGTGGTTGCCTTCACGCGTGCGGTTTCTGAGACGCTTGGCGAAGAGCGCAAGTGGGTCCACTATGGGTTGACCTCTACCGACGTGGTGGATACTGCCTATGGTTACCTTTACAAGCAAGCCAACGACATCATTCGTCGTGACCTTGAAAACTTCACCAACATCATCGCTGATAAGGCTAAGGAGCACAAGTTCACCATCATGATGGGGCGTACCCACGGTGTGCATGCGGAACCTACAACTTTTGGTCTCAAGCTTGCGACTTGGTACAGCGAAATGAAGCGTAATATCGAGCGTTTCGAGCATGCGGCTGCTGGTGTGGAAGCTGGTAAGATTTCTGGTGCAGTTGGTAACTTTGCCAACATCCCACCGTTTGTAGAGCAATACGTCTGCGACAAGTTGGGTATCCGTGCCCAAGAAATCTCTACACAGGTGCTTCCTCGTGACCTTCATGCTGAGTACTTTGCAGTTCTTGCTAGCATTGCGACTTCCATCGAACGTATGGCGACTGAGATCCGTGGTTTGCAAAAATCTGAGCAACGCGAAGTAGAAGAGTTCTTTGCCAAAGGTCAAAAAGGCTCATCTGCGATGCCTCACAAACGCAACCCTATCGGTTCTGAAAACATGACAGGTCTTGCGCGTGTCATCCGTGGTCACATGGTGACGGCCTATGAAAACGTCGCTCTCTGGCACGAACGTGATATTTCTCACTCATCAGCTGAGCGAATCATCACACCGGACACGACCATTTTGATTGACTACATGCTTAACCGTTTCGGAAATATCGTCAAGAACTTGACGGTCTTCCCAGAAAATATGATTCGCAACATGAATTCTACGTTTGGTCTGATCTTTAGCCAACGTGCCATGTTGACCTTGATTGAAAAAGGCATGACCCGTGAGCAAGCCTACGACTTGGTGCAACCAAAAACAGCCCACTCTTGGGACAACCAAGTAGACTTCAAACCGCTTCTCGAAGCAGATCCAGAAGTGACATCACGCCTCACTCAAGATGAAATCGACGAAATCTTCAACCCTGCATACTACACCAAACGAGTAGATGATATCTTCGAACGTATCGGACTTGGTGACTAA